From a single Lolium rigidum isolate FL_2022 chromosome 7, APGP_CSIRO_Lrig_0.1, whole genome shotgun sequence genomic region:
- the LOC124672019 gene encoding agamous-like MADS-box protein AGL29 yields the protein MVSQYHGLICSLILRGHCSLLFIVISSLVNHLSMPRRETRLGIVYIENDQERQTTFSKRRSGLYKRASDLYALTGARVVVTLEKDNGKMYSFGTPSADPIIDAFLSEGPPIEPFIDEVTNARIASLQREVDRLETNNAREEKREKLSLQNIKEIKDENPGMIANYIFSKEEDLSLEDLKSLFNELMRIKVDITDRAALYVPDNIQSALYDMSLTLLVRCCVPSQTLVRLSVQAGS from the exons ATGGTTAGTCAATACCACGGGTTAATTTGTAGCTTAATTTTGCGAGGTCATTGTAGCTTGCTATTCATCGTGATAAGCTCCCTAGTTAATCATTTGAGTATGCCTAGGCGGGAAACACGGTTGGGTATAGTTTACATCGAGAATGACCAAGAGCGCCAGACCACCTTCTCCAAGAGGCGTAGTGGTCTGTACAAACGTGCCAGTGACCTCTATGCCCTAACAGGCGCAAGGGTTGTTGTCACCCTAGAAAAGGACAACGGAAAGATGTACTCATTTGGGACGCCATCAGCGGATCCAATTATTGATGCCTTCCTATCAGAAGGTCCACCTATCGAGCCATTCATCGATGAGGTGACGAATGCTAGGATTGCATCACTGCAGAGGGAGGTGGATCGGTTGGAGACAAATAATGCGAGGGAGGAGAAGAGAGAAAAACTCTCCCTCCAAAATATCAAGGAAATCAAAGATGAGAACCCAGGTATGATAGCAAACTATATATTTTCCAAGGAAGAAGATCTCAGTCTTGAAGATCTGAAAAGCCTCTTTAATGAGCTCATGCGGATCAAAGTGGACATTACAGATCG AGCTGCTCTGTACGTGCCGGACAATATCCAGAGCGCGCTCTATGACATGTCGCTGACGCTCCTAGTGCGCTGCTGCGTTCCATCACAAACGCTCGTACGACTAAGTGTCCAAGCTGGTTCTTAG